A genome region from Leptodactylus fuscus isolate aLepFus1 chromosome 6, aLepFus1.hap2, whole genome shotgun sequence includes the following:
- the LOC142209978 gene encoding indolethylamine N-methyltransferase-like, translating into MANHFSTQKTYINDFNSKAYLQTSYSAGGGLLVGEWTDFALRNLHETFSKGEIRGETLLDFGSGASIYQLLSACEVFDKIIVSDLLEQNRSEFQKWLKKDPDAFDWTHIIKFVCELEGNRESYKKKAEKLRSKVKEVLKCDALKKNPYDPVIVPPVDCLLSCLCLECACTDAKSYCNVLKNFQELIKPGGHLMILGTLNASYYHAGKKRFNIMISKQEDLEMSFKEAGYHIEKVVYAPRINKSRKDIADFEGKYFIHARKPNITK; encoded by the exons ATGGCCAACCATTTTAGCACTCAGAAAACTTACATCAATGACTTTAACTCAAAAGCTTACTTACAGACATCCTATTCAGCAGGAGGGGGTCTTCTTGTTGGAGAATGGACAGATTTTGCATTACGAAACCTGCATGAAACTTTCTCTAAAG GTGAAATAAGAGGAGAGACACTGCTTGATTTTGGCTCGGGAGCCTCCATTTATCAACTCCTCTCTGCTTGTGAAGTGTTTGATAAAATCATTGTCTCGGATCTCCTTGAACAAAACCGGTCTGAATTCCAGAAATGGCTGAAGAAGGATCCAGATGCTTTTGACTGGACTCACATTATCAAGTTTGTTTGTGAGCTGGAAGGAAACAG ggagtcttacAAAAAGAAGGCTGAGAAACTCCGCAGTAAGGTGAAAGAAGTCCTGAAATGTGATGCTCTGAAGAAAAACCCTTATGATCCGGTCATTGTGCCACCAGTTGATTGTCTCCTGTCTTGCCTTTGTCTTGAATGTGCGTGTACAGATGCCAAGTCATACTGTAATGTTCTGAAAAACTTCCAGGAATTGATAAAACCTGGAGGTCACCTTATGATTTTGGGTACACTGAATGCTTCTTACTATCATGCTGGTAAAAAGCGCTTTAATATAATGATCTCAAAACAGGAAGATCTGGAGATGTCCTTCAAAGAAGCTGGTTATCATATTGAAAAGGTTGTGTATGCGCCGCGTATTAATAAATCAAGGAAGGATATTGCTGATTTTGAGGGTAAATATTTT